The DNA segment GAAACTTTTTATATTCGACGTTGGACCGAGGAGATCTGACACCGAACACAAAAGCGTATGTTCTTTATGCGTTGAGTGAAAGCGGAATATTGGAAAGTTCTTTGGTGGAAGGACTTGTCAAATCGGAATCTAAGCTAAACTTTTATGGTAAAGCTTTGTTGGGATTGACTCTTTTCAATCAGGGAAAAAAGAGCGAAGCCTCTTCATGGTTTAAGAAGGTTGTTGATGAAAGCGGATTCGGAAAAAAACCGTTTTTAAAACTGGCTTCTTACGGAAAAAGTCCAAATTGGGAAGACGATAAGATAGAAGGTCTATCCAGTCTTTTGAGTCTTGGAATTCGATTGAATGAGGCCGAAGTTCTTCTGAGTAATCTGGCGACCACCATTCTATCCAATCGAAACGGTTACGCATGGAATAATTCCAGAGACACTTCCGCAGCGGTTTTGAGTTTGTCAGAATATTTAACGGTTCTTAGAGAATCGGATTCCCCTGCGGAAATCGAGATCAAGCTGAACGGAAGTGTTCTTAAGAACGTCACCATTTCACCAAAGACGGAAGACAGCGAATTATTCAAGATCACCGTCGCGCACGATTTGATTCATTCGGGGGAAAATCGGGTCGAGATCGTTAAAAAAGACGGCCCTGTTTTTTACGCGACTGCTTCTCTTTTTTACAAGGATCGATCCAAAAAAATCTCATCTTATTCCAACGGAATCCAAGTAAAACGAAAATACTATAAAGTTAAACCCGGATCCGACGGATCCGGAATCGAGGTCTCGGAGACAAAATCATTTTCCATCGGCGATCTTGTATTAGTGGAATTGAATGTAGTTAAGGAAGGAAATCCCGATTCTTACTTTATGGTCGAAGACGTTTTGTTGCCTGGATTTTCGTTTCTAAAACGGGATGCGGAGTATCTTTCAGGAGATCGAAAGGTGGAATATGAATCCCGTCAGATTTTTGACGATCGTGCGGTCTTTTTTGTATCGGGTCCGAAGAAAGAATTTACGATTCGTTATTTTCTCAGGGCCGAAGTCGGCGGAAAGTATAAGGCGATTCCGGGAAGGGCATTTCTGATGTATTATCCCGAGGTAACGGGAGCGAGCGCGGACGATGAAATCTTGGTGGATTGATCGGAGGTTTTTATGAAATTTAGAATGTTTACTTTGAATCGAATTCAGACTCCGTTTTTGATTTTATTTTTATCTTTTTCAGCGATAGATTCCCAATCCTTGATCATAGAATCACCAAACGGCGGTTTTACGACGGAAAGAATTCAGAAAATTTCCGGTACGATTTCCGGTTCGACCGGTGAAAGAGTGACCGTCGTTCTCAACGGGATTCCGCAAACGGTTTCTGTAAGCGGTGGAAGATTTTCCATGAACGCGGTCGTCGCACCCGGAAATAATCTAGTCGAAGTCAAGGCCGGAAAGGTCTCGGAAAAGGTTTCTTTTTTTGCAAAGGTTCCTCCGAGGGATATCAAGGTCGTATTGATTTGGGATACTCAGACCGATGTGGACCTTTGGGTGATCGATCCGAAAGGAGAGAAATGTTATTATTCTCATCCTTCCACGGAGTCGGGCGGAAACTTAGACGTGGACGTGATCGACGGATTCGGACCGGAAACGTTTACGATGGCGAAGGCGCTTCCGGGAAACTATTCGGTTCAAGTTCAATATTACGGTTCCTATAATAAACCGATCACCAGAGTAAACGCGTATGTTGTTCTTTACGAAGGAAAGTCGAATGAAAAAAGAATGCGGTTTCAGTTTGTAATGACCCGCTCTCAACAGGTGTATCATTTGGCGAATTTCGATATCGAACCGGAGAACTAAAGAGTTGTATTTGTCTTTTCAAATTGATTGTAGATCGGTTCCAAAACTATTGCAGCTTTTGATTTATCTTTCGATCGGAATTTTATTTCCGGTCGAAGCGCAGAAAACCAATTCTACCCGATTTCGTTATTTGGATTCCGTGATTCAAAGTTATGAAAAAAAAAACACGGATTCCAAATCTTCGGTTTTGATTTTGGAAATGGAATCCGGAATTGTTCGTTATGTGTTTCGGCCCGAAATCGCGATTGAAAGAAAATTTTCTCCGGGTTCTCTTTTTAAAACGTTTTCGGCGCTCGTTTTTTTAAAATACAAAAACGCATTTTCGTATTCTCCCGAACAAACAATCGACTGTGCGGGAAAATTTTATCCCGAAGAAACTATGGAAATTACCAAAGGCGATTTTTCTACGTTTCATCTCCCAAAGGATCAAAATGGAAAAAATTATCTAAGGTGTTCGTTAGCGGAAGGACACGGCAAAGTAAATTTAGAACAGGCATTGGTCCGATCTTGTAACGTTTACTTTTTAAAAATCGCGGGTAAGAATCCGAATTTGTTTTTCTCAAAATTAAAAACAGACTGGGACTTAACGAATTCCACCGAAGCAAGACTGAAACCTTATTTGGAACCTTCGGGAAATTTTGAAGATAATACGACTCAATTGAGAATGGTGAGTTCCGCAATCGGTGAAGGAAGCTTTTTAGTCAGTCCTTTGAAAATTTCCCAATTGTATTCTTCGATTTGGTCTTTCGGGCATCGACTTTCTCCTTCTTGGGAAACTGCGAAGAGAATGAAGGTGAGCGAAAATCCGTTTTCAAATCGAGATTTGCATTTTGTATCTTCGATGTTATCCGAAGTTCCGGAGACAGGAACTCTCAAAGGATTGAAGGAATGGAATGATTCCAACATAGAGATCCTTGGCGCTAAAACAGGAACCGGTACACAATATGCTAAAAAATACAAGACCCACGGATGGGTGACTTTGCTTTTTAAACGAAAGAATCAGGATTATATACTTACGGTTTTTGTGGAAAAAGGTTCCGGCGGTAAAGAAGCCAAAGACTTAGTTTTAAACATATTAAAAGAGATCGGAAGACGGGATTCGCAACTCTCTTGGAGAAAAGAATGAAAGATAAAATCAAAATTTGGATTGAGAATGGTAAAACTTTTCTGAACGAAATGAAAGTAAGATTGAATTTGGAAAAGTATGTTTTTCTTTTCAAGGATCAAATTTGGAAAAGCCCGAAAACGCGTTATCCTTTTTTAGGAATCTCCGTTTTACTACTTATCGTTTTTTCTTATCTGATTTTCAGAGATAAATATTCGATCGATTCGTCCATCGAAGATCCTGCGTATTTGATTCCGGAAGATGCGGAACTTTTAGTGGAAATTTTTCGTCCGGAGGATTTTGTTCAGGATCTTTTCAAAACAAATATCGGTAAAAAACTTTCGGAGGACGGAACGTTTCGAAAAATTTTGACTCTTCCTGAATTGAGAAAGGTCAGTTCGGTTTTATATTTATTGGAGGCAAAGGCGGGAATTTTAACCGAACCTTCCCGATTAACGACTTTGTTTGACGGTCCTGTGGCGACCGCATTGTTTGAAAAATCGCAATGGCTTGTCGTCGGAAAGGCCAGCGTCAAATCAAGATTAGGTGTAAGTCTTCTTACTTTGTTTCAAGGAGAAAAGATAGCGGGTTCGCAATCGGATTCTAAAATCAAAACGGTCGTCCCATCCGCAACCGAAACGAATGATGAAAATCAAACCGGGTCCGAAAAAACTCATAGCGCGGACGATTTTACAGACCAATTTGCGGTCGGCTCCCAGAAATTTGGAAATTTAGAAGCGTATCAGTATGAATTCGGAAATGAAAAAGTTTTTATAACGACTTTGGGAAATTTTATCCTGATTACCAATTCCAAAATCATACTCGATCGTTCTTTAGGTTTGGCGTCTTCGATTCAAAGTTCCTCTTTTGGAAATTTGTTAGGATACAAAGATTTAAAAAAATCCGCAAAGAAAAAAGAGAATAAACTTTTATTGTTCGCGGGTAAAAATTCACTTTTAACTCCGATTTTAAAACCGAGCTTTGAAAGTTCCGGTCTTGGTTTACTTTTAGGTTGGCAAGATTACGGATCGTTGGAAGGAGAGGTTTATCGAATCGGAGGAAATCAAACCGAAAATACCGCACCGACAACAACGAAGCAAAATGTATCTAAAATCATTCCAAAAGACGTGAGCGTCGTGTTTTATTCCGAAATCCTCAAACCGGCCGATGTTTGGCGAACGTTAACCACATTGGATGGAGAATGGAAGGATTTTTCCGCAGGCTTTAGCGATTTCGCCGAAAGTGCGGGAATCGAAGCGGAAGACTATTTTCAAAATGCGCAGGGTTTAGGGTTTTCCTTTCACGGTTTGGATTTACGAAACGGAATGATTTATCCAAGATTCGGAATTTCCTTATCTTCTTCGGTTGGCGACGATCGGCTTTTGAAGTCCGTTTTTAAAGTAGGATCTCCTTCGAAACAGAGATTTCAGAATTCGGAGTTTACCTCCTATTCGCTAAAACAAGGCGGTTATTACAGCCCGGCTTCCGTTCGATTGGGGGAATGGACGTTTTTGTCTTCGGATCGAAAAAGCGCCGAGGAAACCATTTCGGCAAAAAACGGAAATCGGCCAAATCAGGGAGATTTATTTGCTTTGCCTTCGATACAAGATCACCGCGAATATCCCCATCATTTCCAAATCTATATTCCAAATTTATTAAATGATTTGGAACAATTTTATCTGTATGGTGCGAGGAATTCGACTGAATATACTTCCAAGACCATCGATAGGGATATTAAACCTTTTTTTGATAAACTCAGGATTTATTCGAGAGTATCGATTTCTTTTGGAAAGGGCAAGGCTGGGGAATCTTGGGGAAAGTTTAAAATCATTTCCGAGTAAAAACTCATTTTGATTTTAGAAACTCCAAATAAAGGGACTTCCATTTTTTTTCCTGCGTTTCCGTTTTTAAAAGAGTTCGAAATTTACTTTCCCCCAGGGTTTTTAAAATCCAATTTCCCCAAGTCGAAAGAAGTTTGTATTTTTTGAATTCCTCCTTTTTCGAAGCGGTTTTCCGATTGAATTTTCGGAATTGCTCCCAAGATTTTGGAAAATCCAAAAGATTTTTGCTCACAACCGGATTTGTAGGGTATAACGCCTCGCAATACGATTCTTCCAGCCACTTTAGACTTTCTTCCGCTTGATGAGGAGAGAGAAAATGGCAGATCTCATGCCGAATCAACGAAGTCAGTATATTTCGTTTTTCTAATATTTTTGGATTTTGAAAGTAGAACCGATTTCTCTCCGGAATAAAACGAGCCGCTATGTAAGACGGTTGTCCGCTCATACGGGTAAAAATCGAAGTTGTTTCAAAAATCAAAATGGACGTTTCTCCGGGGGTTTTGAGATTGAGACGTTCCGATTCTTGTCTCAATGCCGATTCAAATTGATCAGCAAAGTCTTTTAAAATCATATCGATTTGAGATGCTGAAGTCGACTTTGGATCTTTAAAAAAATAGAATTCGTAACCTTCGAGTTTGTATCGAACCGGTTCAGAGGAAAGACTCCAATTTAAGAACAGAAAGGGAATCAGTATTAAAGTCTGTTTCAATGGTTTTCCAATTTCGCCCCGGGAAAATAAAACTTTAAAATTTCAAAAGACTTAGCTCCTTGAAAAGCCATTTCTCTCGCTCCGTATTGGCAAAGACCGACCCCGTGTCCAAAACCTTTACCTTGAATTAAGAACCTATGTTGAGATGCTTTTATTTCGAAATCGTTGCTTTTGAGAACGTTCCATCCAAATCGTTTGCCGATCTTAGAAAGAAATTGCGCCGCTGGAATCGTAAAATCGCCTTTCTCTGTTTGCAATGAGATTTCCGTAATTCGAGATTCTTTTCGAATCGGTTGTAATCGCGATATTTGTTTGATTCCCAAGACCTCTTCCAATTCGGAACGTTGTAGAAAACTTTCCCATTGTATGTAAGGAGAAGATTCGCAGAGAATTTTGTTCCCTTTCCAAACGTCTTGTCCGGATCGAAAAGAGTCGGGATCTCCTTGAAAATTTTTCCATAACACATTGGGATGAGAAAGATTCCCGCCACATGTGGAATGAAAAAAAGCTTCGAGAGTTTTTCCATTTCGATTCAGCAATCGTTGATTGGAAGAACGATGATTTTTCAGATCGGCATGATTCGGCAATTTACCCGAAAAATGAAGACAATGGGTCAGGTCGCATAAATCATAACCTTCCTGTCGATGACGATTTAAATTTGCCATCGCATAGGATAGAACTACCGTTTCTACAGCGGATTTATATTCTTCTTTCCAATTGGGAGATGCCGTCGCCGGAACTCCGGAGTCAAGTAAAACGCCGAATTCGGAGTTGGTGGCGATTCGTACGTATTCGTTTCTGGAAACCGAAAGAATCAAACGGAGTTTTCCGCGATTCGAAGTGATTTCCAAATCGCCCGTATAATGAAATTTTTCTTTTTGGTTCGTAAGGGATATATCGTATTGGCCTCCTAAAAATCCGATCAAGTCCGTAGTAAAATTTTTTGAATCGTAACTAACGTTGATCATATTCGGTTTTGCTTTTAAAAGTAGGAAGGAATTGTTTTTTTCGATCCGAAAATTTCCGGAAAAAACCTTTGAGTTTGAATATCGGATTTGGATTTGATCCAAAGGATATTTTGACAAAATTCCGATTCGAATTTTAGAAGGAAGGGATTCGGACGAGATCGAATTTGTAAAGAATACAAATACTAAAAGAATGAAATCAATCCCGATTTTATATAAGAACCTGTCCCAAAGACAACTCAACATCTCACTCCTGCAACGCGATCCAGTAAAACTCCATGAACGCTTCTCTACGGATCAGCGTTCAAGAGCAAAACATTGAGTTTCCCGTGAGCGTTGCATTGAATTTTCCCGGGTCGCTCGAATAACTCAGAACGCGCCTCATGAAGCGTTCTGTTAAGTTATCGCAGCTTGATCTTTCTGGCAAAGTAAACTGGGGTTTTGGAGCACGCTGTAAATCTTTTATCATAAAACAAAAATTATACTAACCGTAAATCATAAAATCGTTACTTGATTAAAATCGCTCTTGGAAACGTAGGACAAGAAGAAACACATTGACCGCATCCTGTACAGTCTTTTGAAAAAGAGGGTTTGTTTTTTTTGAAGCTGACTACACCTTCTACCGGACAGCTGTCCTTGCAGTTCGAGCAGGTGGCTTGTCCTGTTTTATGATTGAGACAATATTCGAAAATTCCCTTTGCTTGGCCGAACTTCGGCGCGGCGGTTAAGTGTAAAAGCGCCTCGTCCTTACAAGCTTTGATACAAGGCCAATCCTTGCAGAGCATACACGCGTTGAGATTTACATCCATTCTCGGTATATGTTTTTCTTTCGTTTCGTCAAAGACGGGAAATAGGACGCTATACGGACAAGCGTAGATACAATCTCCGCAACCGGTGCACTTTTCTAAAAACTTGGTTTCGTCTAATGCACCGGGCGGGGACTGAACGTTTCTGATTTTTCGTTTCCGATTTGGTTTGATCTGTTGTGGGAGAACAAAGTCGGATTTGTTTTTGGATTTTTTTGCATTGGTTTTTGTAGGGGCGGCTGAAGGAACAGATTCGGACGTGATTTCTTTAAAACCGGAAGCGATATCTGCTGCGCTTTCCTGAGCAAGATCCAGCATTCTTGCCAGACCCTTTTTAAAAAAATCCTTCCGGTTCAATCTTCTCTGACTCTTTCGATTCTAGCACCTAAGGCTCTCAAACGAGTATCGATGTTTTCAAAGCCACGATCGATCTGTCCTATATTGTGAATGTAACTCGTTCCTTCCGCACAAAGAGCAGCGATGATCATCGCCATACCGGCGCGGATATCGGGGCTTGCGACCTTTTGTCCATAAAGTCTAGAATGTCCGATGACGATCGCCCGATGCGGATCGCAAAGAATAATTTGGGCTCCCATTGCGATGATATTATCCACGAAAAAAAGTCTGGATTCAAACATTTTCTCATGAATCAAAACGGTTCCTTTACACTGAGTCGCCGTAACGAGCGCGACCGAAGTCATATCCGCGGGAAATCCGGGCCAAGGAGAATCGTCTATCTTTGGTGTGGCTCCATGATAATCGGGAATGATTTCCATCTTTTGATCCGCAGGAACTAAGATCCCGTTTTCATGCGGTCGCACTTCGATTCCCAACCGCGAATAAACCATTCGGATCATACGAATGTCTTCGAGCTCCACATCACGGATCATCAACTCTCCGCCTGTGACGGCGGCCAAACTGATAAAGGAACCCACTTCAAGATAGTCGGATCCGATTCTATGTTCTTTTTCCGGAGCCTTTAACGATGTTACTCCTTCGATGGTAAGAATGTTGGAGCCGATTCCTGAAATTTTCGCTCCCGCAGAATTTAAAAATTGACAGAGTCTTTGTACGTGCGGTTCGCTCGCCGCATGACGAAGAATCGTTGTTCCTTCCGCAAAAACAGCCGCCATCACTGCATTCTCCGTTCCGGTTACGGACGCTTCGTCCATCAGAATATCCGCGCCTCGAAGACGATCGGCTTTGATTTCGTATCCATCCGGAAAAACTTCGATACTAGCACCTAATGCTTGTAATGCGAGAAGATGAGTATCCAATCTTCTTCTTCCGATTCTATCACCGCCCGGTTTTGGGAGAAAGACTCTTCCCGTCATCGCGAGAATCGGGCCCGCTAAGGTGACAGCTCCTCGGATTCGAGAGCAAAGTTCTTCGGGGAGTTGGTTTTTCAGATTTCCGTCGTGTTTAAAAAGATAAGTCCCGGATTCTTCTTCGATGATTTCCATTCCCAGGTGACGGAGAACCTCCATGAGCATGAGCACGTCCGAGATCACCGGGATGTTGCTGATCCGGACGATTCCGGGAACCATACATACGGCTCCGAGCATAGGCAACGCTTCATTTTTATTTCCCTGTGGAACTACGGTTCCGTGAAGCGGGGTCTTTCCAATGATCTTAAAATAAGAAGAACTCATAGTGATAAGCTGTAGGATCCGGTCTTTCTGGCAATCGAATTGTAATCCGATGCTACTTTTGAACCGTTTGTGTAACATTATGTTACTTCAAATCTGCTTTTTGGAAATCGATTGTATTCTAATCTATTTAGATCGATCTTTCCAGATGAATTCTGTTGACTTCTCGCTCTCAATAGGAGATGAACGTTTTATCCATGGACAATTTACACCATCGTTTTCAACAATTCCAGAAAACATCCTGGTTCAATCTATTCTGTTATTTTTGGACCGGTCTTTTTTCATTCTTAGCATTTGCTCCCGTTTCTTTGAGCCATTTTGTTTGGATCGCTCCTTTCGGTCTTTTTTGGTTGAGTCTGAAATACCAAGGTAAGTATAAAAAATTATTTTATCAAGGATTGATCATCGGAGTCGTTTTTTATGCGATCTCCTTTCATTGGATCATTCACATGGCGGTTACCTTTGGTAACTTTCCGTATCCGATCGCATTTGTAATTCTCTTATTTGCCGGACTTTTGTTCAGCTTAAAGTTTCCGCTTTTTATGATGAGCTTTTCCTTTCTTTCGGGAAAGATCGGCCGTCATTCGGTTTGGGTCGCGGGATTTTGCGGTTTGTTATCCGAGTTGATCGGTCCTCAGTTGTTTCCTTGGTATTGGGGAAACTTAGCGGCCGGAAATATTATTCTCGCGCAGAATGTGGAAATCACGGGGGTTTACGGAATTAGCTTTTTGGTATTTGTGGTTTCCTACACTTTGTTTCAATCCAATCCTTGGCATTGGAAAGAAATTTTCCAATCCGAAGAAAAAAGAAATCAGTATCTTCGGTTTGTAGCGTTACCCGCCCTTTTGCTTGTGAGTTTTATCGTTTCTGGAACCGCGTTATATACAAAATGGAACAATGTAAAGCCGAGTAAATCCTTGAGTGTTCTCGTAATTCAACCGGACGCTCCTTTGAGTTTTAGAGACGGAAGAGAAGTTAAAGAATCGATCGAAGCTTTGATGGCTCGTATCGAAAAGCTTGCGGAAGAAGGTGTCGCAAAAATGGGAAAAAAACCGGATCTAATCGTGCTTCCGGAAGCGGGGGTTCCGTTTTTTTCCGCTCACAATACTCCGGTGACCACCATTGCCCGGAGATTGTACTGGCATCGTTTTGATTCTATGATGTTTCTTCTTGCAAACAAATACAAGGCGAACGTTTTTTTTAACGAGATCGATGCCGGATACAAAGGAGTTCCCGGTTCTCGTAATTTAAGATATTATAATAATAACGTTATGTATGATC comes from the Leptospira sp. WS92.C1 genome and includes:
- a CDS encoding YfaP family protein, giving the protein MKFRMFTLNRIQTPFLILFLSFSAIDSQSLIIESPNGGFTTERIQKISGTISGSTGERVTVVLNGIPQTVSVSGGRFSMNAVVAPGNNLVEVKAGKVSEKVSFFAKVPPRDIKVVLIWDTQTDVDLWVIDPKGEKCYYSHPSTESGGNLDVDVIDGFGPETFTMAKALPGNYSVQVQYYGSYNKPITRVNAYVVLYEGKSNEKRMRFQFVMTRSQQVYHLANFDIEPEN
- a CDS encoding penicillin-binding transpeptidase domain-containing protein, with the protein product MSFQIDCRSVPKLLQLLIYLSIGILFPVEAQKTNSTRFRYLDSVIQSYEKKNTDSKSSVLILEMESGIVRYVFRPEIAIERKFSPGSLFKTFSALVFLKYKNAFSYSPEQTIDCAGKFYPEETMEITKGDFSTFHLPKDQNGKNYLRCSLAEGHGKVNLEQALVRSCNVYFLKIAGKNPNLFFSKLKTDWDLTNSTEARLKPYLEPSGNFEDNTTQLRMVSSAIGEGSFLVSPLKISQLYSSIWSFGHRLSPSWETAKRMKVSENPFSNRDLHFVSSMLSEVPETGTLKGLKEWNDSNIEILGAKTGTGTQYAKKYKTHGWVTLLFKRKNQDYILTVFVEKGSGGKEAKDLVLNILKEIGRRDSQLSWRKE
- a CDS encoding SpoIID/LytB domain-containing protein; the protein is MLSCLWDRFLYKIGIDFILLVFVFFTNSISSESLPSKIRIGILSKYPLDQIQIRYSNSKVFSGNFRIEKNNSFLLLKAKPNMINVSYDSKNFTTDLIGFLGGQYDISLTNQKEKFHYTGDLEITSNRGKLRLILSVSRNEYVRIATNSEFGVLLDSGVPATASPNWKEEYKSAVETVVLSYAMANLNRHRQEGYDLCDLTHCLHFSGKLPNHADLKNHRSSNQRLLNRNGKTLEAFFHSTCGGNLSHPNVLWKNFQGDPDSFRSGQDVWKGNKILCESSPYIQWESFLQRSELEEVLGIKQISRLQPIRKESRITEISLQTEKGDFTIPAAQFLSKIGKRFGWNVLKSNDFEIKASQHRFLIQGKGFGHGVGLCQYGAREMAFQGAKSFEILKFYFPGAKLENH
- a CDS encoding 4Fe-4S dicluster domain-containing protein, whose translation is MNRKDFFKKGLARMLDLAQESAADIASGFKEITSESVPSAAPTKTNAKKSKNKSDFVLPQQIKPNRKRKIRNVQSPPGALDETKFLEKCTGCGDCIYACPYSVLFPVFDETKEKHIPRMDVNLNACMLCKDWPCIKACKDEALLHLTAAPKFGQAKGIFEYCLNHKTGQATCSNCKDSCPVEGVVSFKKNKPSFSKDCTGCGQCVSSCPTFPRAILIK
- the murA gene encoding UDP-N-acetylglucosamine 1-carboxyvinyltransferase; the encoded protein is MSSSYFKIIGKTPLHGTVVPQGNKNEALPMLGAVCMVPGIVRISNIPVISDVLMLMEVLRHLGMEIIEEESGTYLFKHDGNLKNQLPEELCSRIRGAVTLAGPILAMTGRVFLPKPGGDRIGRRRLDTHLLALQALGASIEVFPDGYEIKADRLRGADILMDEASVTGTENAVMAAVFAEGTTILRHAASEPHVQRLCQFLNSAGAKISGIGSNILTIEGVTSLKAPEKEHRIGSDYLEVGSFISLAAVTGGELMIRDVELEDIRMIRMVYSRLGIEVRPHENGILVPADQKMEIIPDYHGATPKIDDSPWPGFPADMTSVALVTATQCKGTVLIHEKMFESRLFFVDNIIAMGAQIILCDPHRAIVIGHSRLYGQKVASPDIRAGMAMIIAALCAEGTSYIHNIGQIDRGFENIDTRLRALGARIERVRED
- a CDS encoding apolipoprotein N-acyltransferase, with protein sequence MNVLSMDNLHHRFQQFQKTSWFNLFCYFWTGLFSFLAFAPVSLSHFVWIAPFGLFWLSLKYQGKYKKLFYQGLIIGVVFYAISFHWIIHMAVTFGNFPYPIAFVILLFAGLLFSLKFPLFMMSFSFLSGKIGRHSVWVAGFCGLLSELIGPQLFPWYWGNLAAGNIILAQNVEITGVYGISFLVFVVSYTLFQSNPWHWKEIFQSEEKRNQYLRFVALPALLLVSFIVSGTALYTKWNNVKPSKSLSVLVIQPDAPLSFRDGREVKESIEALMARIEKLAEEGVAKMGKKPDLIVLPEAGVPFFSAHNTPVTTIARRLYWHRFDSMMFLLANKYKANVFFNEIDAGYKGVPGSRNLRYYNNNVMYDPNGNRREAYQKKFLLMFGEYMPFDFLYDLSQQTGRFEPGLTYNLIHYYTPAEKEKSPKGLHLGWTDTENLNHEAVRSYYESAKTEVPEAGSFLPLICYEVILPEFVREFRTAGNPEFIVNLTNDKWYGTTTESDQHMELGRLRSIELRRWMVRSTNSGISANIDHLGRFVGGKKTSLMTAETISETIDVIDSPPTFYTQYGNLIPWLMLFLTGIYYLNLLIGVRRGKKASLV